A single window of Mycolicibacterium madagascariense DNA harbors:
- a CDS encoding SDR family NAD(P)-dependent oxidoreductase, with the protein MSTAIVVGGASGIGWASAQALAADGYHVVVADVNLEGARNRAAELGEPHRGEFVDVADEDSVAALFTQTGPVEAVVSCAGFSTLGLVVDLPVDQFRAVIDVCLTGAFLVAKHAGRHLVAGGSLVSISSLNARQPAVGMAAYCSAKAGLSMLTQVAALEWAPHGIRVNAVAPGFVHTPLTEGAALVPGVVEEYVENTPLGRAGTPEDVAEAVLFLTKAAWLTGEVLDLNGGAHMKRYPDIIGHVTKLASS; encoded by the coding sequence GTGAGCACCGCGATCGTCGTCGGCGGCGCCTCGGGCATCGGGTGGGCGTCGGCGCAGGCGTTGGCCGCCGACGGCTACCACGTCGTCGTCGCCGACGTGAACCTCGAGGGTGCGCGCAACCGTGCCGCTGAACTGGGCGAACCGCACCGCGGGGAGTTCGTCGACGTCGCCGACGAGGACTCCGTCGCGGCGCTCTTCACGCAGACCGGCCCGGTCGAGGCGGTGGTCAGCTGCGCGGGCTTCTCCACGCTCGGGCTCGTCGTCGACCTGCCCGTCGACCAGTTCCGCGCGGTGATCGACGTCTGCCTGACCGGCGCCTTCCTCGTCGCCAAGCATGCGGGACGCCACCTCGTCGCGGGGGGCTCGCTGGTGTCGATCTCGTCGCTGAACGCCCGCCAGCCCGCGGTGGGCATGGCCGCCTACTGTTCGGCCAAGGCGGGGTTGTCGATGCTGACCCAGGTCGCCGCGCTGGAGTGGGCCCCGCACGGCATCCGGGTCAACGCCGTCGCGCCGGGGTTCGTGCACACGCCGCTGACCGAGGGCGCGGCGCTGGTGCCCGGCGTCGTCGAGGAGTACGTCGAGAACACCCCGCTCGGCCGGGCGGGCACCCCGGAGGACGTCGCCGAGGCCGTGCTGTTCCTGACCAAGGCCGCGTGGCTGACCGGCGAGGTGCTCGACCTCAACGGCGGCGCCCACATGAAGCGCTACCCCGACATCATCGGCCACGTCACGAAACTGGCGTCGTCCTAG
- a CDS encoding cation:proton antiporter domain-containing protein encodes MHSSTALVLTALVLCYAVVSGLVKRWYVAPALVFVGFGILLGPFVFDVIDVGTDAASFTVVAQLALTVILFNQAAEVDSSAMVRRRDLTFRLLVVGIPVALALGTLTAVLVLPVMPLWEAVCLAAIVAPTEVALIEALLEDHRIPAAIRHALSTESGFYDGFALAATLAALALASEHTDPDAGRWSMFLVRTELVSVGVGVVIGGLGGLVIARSRQRQWMSDTWAQLATLAVALVCFQIGEGVHGSGFVAAFAGGLAFAFVAKRTGIPPDTQVSDAAGQLLELMVFAMFGSYAVIVGWRDASWRVVVFAVVALLAVRLIAVSLALLRSDMPWRDRLFIGWFGPRGIGTLVLGLIVVERGEIRQESLIIQVAAVTVTLSLVLHSVTSWPGIRWLVTTPDTV; translated from the coding sequence ATGCACTCGTCGACGGCGCTGGTCCTCACCGCCCTGGTGCTGTGCTACGCGGTGGTGTCGGGCCTCGTCAAGCGCTGGTACGTCGCGCCCGCGCTGGTGTTCGTCGGATTCGGAATCCTGTTGGGGCCGTTCGTGTTCGACGTGATCGACGTCGGAACCGACGCGGCGAGCTTCACCGTCGTCGCGCAGCTGGCGCTCACCGTCATCCTGTTCAACCAGGCCGCCGAGGTCGACTCGTCCGCGATGGTCCGCCGCCGGGATCTGACGTTCCGGCTGCTGGTCGTCGGCATCCCGGTGGCGCTGGCGCTCGGCACGCTCACCGCGGTGCTGGTGCTGCCGGTGATGCCGCTGTGGGAGGCCGTGTGTCTGGCGGCGATCGTCGCGCCGACGGAGGTGGCGCTCATCGAGGCGCTGCTGGAGGACCACCGGATTCCCGCGGCAATCCGGCACGCGCTGTCGACCGAGAGCGGTTTCTACGACGGGTTCGCGCTGGCGGCCACGCTCGCCGCGCTGGCCCTGGCGTCGGAGCACACCGACCCCGACGCGGGACGCTGGAGCATGTTCCTGGTGCGCACCGAGCTGGTGTCGGTGGGCGTCGGGGTCGTCATCGGCGGGCTCGGCGGGCTGGTCATCGCGCGGTCGCGGCAGCGGCAGTGGATGAGCGACACCTGGGCGCAGCTGGCCACCCTCGCCGTCGCGCTGGTGTGCTTCCAGATCGGGGAGGGCGTGCACGGCAGCGGCTTCGTCGCGGCGTTCGCCGGCGGGCTGGCGTTCGCGTTCGTCGCCAAGCGCACGGGCATACCGCCGGACACCCAGGTCTCCGACGCGGCCGGTCAGCTGCTGGAGCTGATGGTGTTCGCCATGTTCGGGAGCTACGCGGTGATCGTGGGATGGCGCGACGCCAGTTGGCGGGTGGTCGTGTTCGCCGTCGTGGCGCTGCTGGCCGTCCGACTGATCGCGGTGTCGCTCGCGTTGCTCCGCAGTGACATGCCGTGGAGGGACCGGCTCTTCATCGGATGGTTCGGTCCACGCGGCATCGGCACCCTGGTGCTGGGGCTGATCGTCGTGGAACGCGGTGAGATCCGACAGGAGTCGTTGATCATCCAGGTGGCCGCGGTGACGGTGACGCTGAGCCTGGTGCTGCACAGCGTCACCTCCTGGCCGGGCATCCGGTGGCTCGTCACCACCCCCGACACGGTCTAG
- the glpX gene encoding class II fructose-bisphosphatase, with amino-acid sequence MTSSDAPDAAGPAKSRREAPDRNLALELVRVTEAGAMAAGRWVGRGDKEGGDGAAVDAMRELVNSVSMRGVVVIGEGEKDNAPMLYNGEEVGNGDGPECDFAVDPVDGTTLMSKGMPNAISVLAVAERGAMFDPSAVFYMNKIAVGPDAVDVIDITVPIGENIRRVAKVKKSSVADLTVCVLDRPRHADLMREVREAGARIRLISDGDVAGAIAACRPGSGTDMLAGIGGTPEGIITAAAIRCMGGAIQAVLAPTDDAERQKAIDAGHDLDRVLHTEDLVSGENVFFSATGVTDGDLLQGVRYSGGGATTQSIVMRSKSGTVRMIEAYHRLSKLNEYSAVDFTGDKTAAYPLP; translated from the coding sequence ATGACATCTTCTGATGCCCCCGACGCCGCCGGCCCCGCGAAATCGCGACGGGAGGCCCCGGATCGCAACCTCGCCCTGGAGCTGGTGCGCGTCACCGAGGCGGGCGCGATGGCCGCCGGACGCTGGGTCGGCCGCGGCGACAAGGAGGGTGGCGACGGCGCCGCCGTCGACGCCATGCGCGAACTGGTGAACTCGGTGTCGATGCGCGGCGTGGTCGTCATCGGCGAGGGCGAGAAGGACAACGCCCCCATGCTCTACAACGGCGAAGAGGTCGGCAACGGCGACGGACCCGAGTGCGACTTCGCCGTCGACCCCGTCGACGGCACCACGCTGATGAGCAAGGGCATGCCCAACGCCATCTCGGTGCTCGCGGTCGCCGAACGGGGTGCCATGTTCGACCCGTCGGCGGTGTTCTACATGAACAAGATCGCCGTGGGTCCCGACGCGGTGGACGTCATCGACATCACCGTCCCGATCGGGGAGAACATCCGCCGCGTGGCCAAGGTCAAGAAGTCCAGCGTGGCCGATCTCACCGTCTGCGTGCTCGACCGGCCGCGCCACGCCGACCTCATGCGCGAGGTGCGCGAGGCCGGCGCCCGCATCCGGCTCATCTCCGACGGCGATGTCGCGGGCGCCATCGCGGCGTGCCGGCCAGGTTCGGGCACCGACATGCTGGCCGGCATCGGCGGCACGCCCGAGGGCATCATCACCGCCGCGGCCATCCGCTGCATGGGCGGCGCGATCCAGGCGGTGCTGGCTCCGACCGACGACGCCGAGCGGCAGAAGGCCATCGACGCGGGCCACGACCTGGACCGCGTGCTGCACACCGAGGATCTGGTGTCCGGGGAGAACGTCTTCTTCTCCGCCACCGGCGTCACCGACGGCGACCTGCTGCAGGGCGTCCGCTACTCCGGCGGGGGCGCCACCACCCAGTCGATCGTGATGCGCTCCAAGTCCGGCACCGTCCGCATGATCGAGGCCTACCACCGACTGTCGAAGTTGAACGAGTACTCCGCGGTCGACTTCACCGGCGACAAGACCGCCGCCTACCCCCTGCCCTAG
- a CDS encoding class II fumarate hydratase encodes MADSAVASDTEYRIEHDTMGEVRVPKSALWRAQTQRAVENFPISFRPLERTQIRALGLLKGACAQVNKDLGLLAPEKADAIIAAAGEIADGQHDDQFPIDVFQTGSGTSSNMNANEVIASIAAAHGVTVHPNDDVNMSQSSNDTFPTATHIAATEAAVRHLIPALEILHESLAAKARQWRTVVKSGRTHLMDAVPVTLGQEFGGYARQVEAGIERVKATLPRLGELAIGGTAVGTGLNAPDGFGAKVVEVLIDQTGIAELRTAADSFEAQAARDGLVEASGALKTIAASLTKIANDVRWMGSGPLTGLGELQLPDLQPGSSIMPGKVNPVLPEAVTQVAAQVIGNDAAITVGGLSGAFELNVYIPMMARNVLESFTLLSNVSKLFAERCIDGLVANEAHLRELAESSPSIVTPLNSAIGYEEAAKVAKEALKERKTIRQTVIDRGLIGDKLSEEELDKRLDVLKMAKVKDGD; translated from the coding sequence ATGGCCGACAGCGCCGTCGCTAGCGACACCGAGTACCGCATCGAGCACGACACCATGGGCGAGGTCCGGGTGCCCAAGAGCGCGCTGTGGCGCGCGCAGACGCAACGTGCGGTGGAGAACTTCCCGATCTCGTTCCGTCCGCTGGAGCGCACCCAGATCCGCGCACTGGGCCTGCTGAAGGGCGCGTGCGCACAGGTCAACAAGGACCTCGGCCTGCTGGCCCCCGAGAAGGCCGACGCCATCATCGCCGCGGCCGGTGAGATCGCCGACGGCCAGCACGACGACCAGTTCCCCATCGACGTCTTCCAGACCGGTTCGGGCACCAGCTCCAACATGAACGCCAACGAGGTCATCGCGTCGATCGCGGCGGCCCACGGCGTGACCGTGCACCCCAACGACGACGTCAACATGTCGCAGAGCTCCAACGACACCTTCCCGACGGCCACCCACATCGCGGCCACCGAAGCCGCTGTGCGCCACCTGATTCCGGCACTGGAGATCCTGCACGAGTCGCTGGCGGCCAAGGCCCGGCAGTGGCGGACCGTCGTCAAGTCCGGCCGCACGCACCTGATGGACGCCGTGCCGGTGACGCTCGGCCAGGAATTCGGTGGCTACGCCCGGCAGGTCGAGGCGGGCATCGAGCGCGTCAAGGCGACGCTCCCCCGACTCGGCGAGCTCGCCATCGGCGGCACGGCCGTCGGCACCGGCCTCAACGCCCCCGACGGGTTCGGCGCGAAGGTCGTCGAGGTCCTGATCGACCAGACGGGCATTGCCGAATTGCGCACGGCCGCAGACTCATTCGAGGCCCAGGCCGCCCGCGACGGTCTCGTCGAGGCCTCCGGCGCGCTGAAGACCATTGCCGCATCACTGACCAAGATCGCCAACGACGTCCGCTGGATGGGCTCCGGCCCGCTGACCGGGCTCGGCGAGCTACAGCTGCCCGACCTGCAGCCGGGCAGCTCGATCATGCCCGGCAAGGTGAATCCCGTACTGCCCGAAGCGGTTACGCAGGTGGCGGCCCAGGTGATCGGCAACGACGCGGCCATCACCGTCGGCGGGCTGTCGGGGGCCTTCGAGCTCAACGTCTACATCCCGATGATGGCGCGCAACGTGCTGGAGTCCTTCACGCTGCTGTCCAACGTGTCGAAGCTGTTCGCCGAGCGGTGCATCGACGGCCTCGTCGCCAACGAGGCGCACCTGCGCGAACTCGCCGAGTCCTCGCCGTCGATCGTGACGCCGCTCAACTCGGCCATCGGCTACGAGGAGGCCGCGAAGGTCGCCAAGGAAGCCCTCAAGGAGCGCAAGACGATTCGGCAGACGGTCATCGACCGCGGCCTCATCGGCGACAAGCTCTCCGAGGAGGAGCTCGACAAGCGCCTCGACGTCCTGAAGATGGCCAAGGTCAAGGACGGCGACTAA
- a CDS encoding NAD-dependent epimerase/dehydratase family protein: protein MTDAVLVTGAFGLVGSSTVKRLSADGRQVVATDLDVPAHRKAAQQLPPGVEVRYADLTDPIEVDALIQGIAPAAIIHLAAVIPPFIYSRKSLAEKVNVGATASLLAAAEKLPKPPRFVQASSIAVYGARNPHTHPDPLTADTPLNPADVYGAHKAAAEKLVRASPLDWVILRLGGVLTVDPAAYMKLDNLYFEGLLPVDGRLQTVDVRDVARAFAAATTADAVGETLLIGGDDTHRLIQGDVAPAMAAAMGLVGGLPTGLKGDPNDDAAWFNTDWMDTSRAQEVLRHQHHSWPEMLIETANKAGARRHLLRVAAPLTKAIFTRRAAYFGRTEPYADPWGAIAAKWADPRPEEASQ, encoded by the coding sequence ATGACCGACGCCGTTCTCGTGACGGGGGCCTTCGGACTGGTGGGGTCCTCGACCGTCAAACGGCTCTCGGCCGACGGACGTCAGGTCGTCGCGACCGACCTCGACGTGCCGGCGCACCGCAAGGCTGCCCAGCAGCTGCCGCCCGGCGTCGAGGTGCGCTACGCCGACCTCACCGATCCGATCGAGGTCGACGCGCTCATCCAGGGCATCGCCCCGGCGGCGATCATCCACTTGGCCGCGGTCATCCCGCCATTCATCTACTCCCGCAAGTCGTTGGCCGAGAAGGTCAACGTCGGCGCGACGGCATCACTGCTGGCGGCCGCCGAGAAGCTGCCGAAGCCACCGCGTTTCGTGCAGGCATCGAGCATCGCGGTGTACGGCGCGCGCAACCCGCACACCCACCCCGACCCGCTGACGGCCGACACCCCGCTCAACCCCGCCGACGTGTACGGCGCGCACAAGGCCGCGGCCGAGAAGCTGGTCCGCGCATCGCCGTTGGACTGGGTGATCCTGCGCCTCGGCGGCGTACTGACCGTGGACCCCGCCGCCTACATGAAGCTCGACAACCTGTACTTCGAGGGCCTGCTGCCCGTCGACGGCAGACTCCAGACCGTCGACGTGCGTGACGTGGCACGGGCCTTCGCCGCGGCCACCACCGCCGACGCCGTCGGCGAGACCCTGCTCATCGGCGGCGACGACACCCACCGCCTGATCCAGGGTGACGTCGCCCCCGCGATGGCGGCGGCGATGGGTCTCGTGGGCGGGCTGCCCACCGGGCTGAAGGGCGACCCGAACGACGACGCGGCATGGTTCAACACCGACTGGATGGACACGTCGCGGGCGCAGGAAGTGCTTCGCCACCAACATCATTCGTGGCCCGAGATGCTCATCGAGACCGCGAACAAGGCGGGCGCCCGGCGGCACCTGCTGCGCGTGGCCGCTCCGCTCACCAAGGCCATCTTCACCCGTCGCGCCGCCTACTTCGGCCGCACCGAACCGTACGCCGACCCGTGGGGCGCCATCGCGGCGAAGTGGGCCGACCCGCGGCCCGAGGAGGCGTCGCAGTGA
- a CDS encoding polysaccharide deacetylase family protein, which yields MRKRPDTPAWSYWRTVLGVCAGVAIVVIGSMTGHVAKADEVDCSQYKCIALTFDDGPSPFTDRLLKILQDNDAKATFFEIGNKVAANPEGAKHVVEAGMELGSHTWEHPNMTTIPPEDIPAQLSKASDAIEAATGQRPKLLRTAGGLINDAVLAEAKKQGLADINWDVIPFDWANDSNTAATRYMLMSQIKPNSVVLFHDAYSSTVDLVQQFLPVLKANGYHMVTVTQMLGPREPGSTYGSRDNGPPANQLVDIPPAEIPTLPNTPSPAPMPNFPITDIPGQNSGGPNNGA from the coding sequence GTGCGCAAGCGCCCCGACACTCCAGCCTGGTCCTACTGGCGGACCGTCCTCGGCGTGTGCGCCGGGGTGGCCATCGTGGTGATCGGCAGCATGACGGGTCACGTCGCCAAGGCCGACGAGGTCGACTGCTCGCAGTACAAATGCATCGCCCTGACCTTCGACGACGGCCCCAGCCCCTTCACCGACCGCCTGCTCAAGATCCTGCAGGACAACGACGCGAAGGCGACGTTCTTCGAGATCGGCAACAAGGTGGCCGCCAACCCCGAGGGCGCCAAGCACGTCGTCGAGGCCGGCATGGAACTCGGCAGCCACACGTGGGAACACCCCAACATGACGACGATCCCGCCCGAGGACATTCCGGCGCAGCTCAGCAAGGCGAGCGACGCGATCGAGGCCGCGACGGGCCAGCGTCCCAAGCTCCTGCGCACCGCGGGCGGCCTCATCAACGACGCGGTGCTCGCCGAGGCCAAGAAGCAGGGCCTGGCCGACATCAACTGGGACGTCATCCCGTTCGACTGGGCCAATGACTCCAACACCGCGGCCACCCGCTACATGCTGATGAGTCAGATCAAGCCGAATTCGGTGGTGCTCTTCCACGACGCGTACTCCTCGACCGTCGACCTGGTCCAGCAGTTCCTCCCCGTGCTGAAGGCCAACGGCTACCACATGGTGACGGTCACCCAGATGCTCGGACCGCGCGAGCCGGGTTCGACCTACGGCAGTCGTGACAACGGGCCGCCCGCCAATCAACTCGTCGACATCCCGCCCGCGGAGATCCCGACGCTGCCGAACACCCCGTCGCCGGCGCCCATGCCGAACTTCCCGATCACCGACATTCCCGGGCAGAACTCCGGCGGCCCGAACAACGGCGCCTGA
- a CDS encoding TetR/AcrR family transcriptional regulator — MVAEQSRRTQEQRRADTERRVIDAATALIATHGSHGITLAQVGEAAGYSRGIVHHQFGSRERLLEAVIEDAADFPLPEYDGNGLDHLVAILDTYVRNVVKRNSAARAFLRLWGEAIAADPMLTPIFAARDAAFRTLLAERVRVGVADGSMRADVDPGAAAAYLLAVMRGLALQLISTPPVRNPTRVIAEAQRATRAAFGV; from the coding sequence ATGGTCGCCGAGCAGTCGCGCAGGACTCAGGAGCAGCGCCGTGCCGACACCGAACGACGGGTGATCGACGCGGCCACGGCGCTGATCGCCACCCACGGTTCACACGGCATCACCCTGGCGCAGGTCGGTGAGGCCGCCGGCTACAGCCGCGGCATCGTGCACCATCAGTTCGGCAGCCGCGAGCGCCTGCTCGAGGCGGTCATCGAGGACGCCGCGGACTTTCCGCTGCCCGAGTACGACGGCAACGGCCTCGACCATCTCGTCGCGATCCTCGACACCTACGTGCGCAACGTCGTCAAGCGCAACTCCGCCGCCCGCGCCTTCCTGCGGCTGTGGGGTGAGGCGATCGCGGCCGATCCCATGCTGACGCCCATCTTCGCGGCCAGGGACGCCGCGTTCCGCACGCTGCTCGCCGAGAGGGTGCGGGTCGGCGTCGCGGACGGCTCGATGCGGGCCGACGTCGACCCCGGCGCGGCCGCGGCCTACCTGTTGGCCGTCATGCGGGGCCTGGCCCTGCAGCTGATCTCGACGCCGCCGGTACGCAATCCGACCAGGGTGATCGCCGAGGCGCAGCGGGCCACGCGAGCCGCCTTCGGCGTCTGA
- a CDS encoding DUF4245 domain-containing protein, producing the protein MAADSPISGSGCGSWDTGLVTTPQPVPAPKPQKSRLLHDGRDMFWSMAPLVLACIVLAGLLGMCSFAPSGPGQGPLPNYDLPAAMKADAEALKIPIRMPALPAGWHANSGSRASIDGGRTDAAGRPARAVISRTGFLAPTGMFISLTQSDADEQNLIRWIGNDLAPTGTQDVDGVRWIVYEGGDDVRPVWTARLSGPTGPAQIAVTGPAGTAEYRTLAAATQSQSPLPVS; encoded by the coding sequence ATGGCTGCTGATTCTCCCATTAGCGGATCTGGCTGTGGGAGCTGGGATACTGGGCTGGTGACCACACCTCAGCCGGTTCCGGCGCCCAAGCCGCAGAAGTCCCGGCTGTTGCACGACGGCCGGGACATGTTCTGGTCGATGGCACCGCTGGTGCTGGCGTGCATCGTGCTCGCCGGATTGCTGGGGATGTGTTCGTTCGCCCCGAGCGGCCCTGGTCAGGGGCCCCTTCCGAACTACGACCTGCCTGCGGCGATGAAGGCCGACGCCGAGGCGCTCAAGATTCCGATCCGGATGCCGGCGTTGCCCGCCGGTTGGCACGCCAACTCGGGATCGCGGGCCAGCATCGACGGCGGCCGCACCGATGCGGCGGGTCGGCCCGCGCGTGCGGTGATCTCGCGGACGGGTTTCCTGGCGCCCACCGGAATGTTCATCAGCCTGACTCAGAGCGACGCCGACGAGCAGAACCTGATCCGCTGGATCGGCAATGATCTGGCGCCGACGGGCACCCAGGACGTCGACGGTGTGCGGTGGATCGTCTACGAGGGTGGTGACGACGTGCGACCGGTGTGGACGGCGCGGCTGAGCGGTCCGACCGGGCCGGCCCAGATCGCGGTGACCGGGCCCGCGGGTACCGCCGAGTACCGTACGCTGGCGGCGGCTACCCAGTCGCAGTCGCCACTGCCCGTCAGCTAG
- a CDS encoding dienelactone hydrolase family protein — MSGQKPAAAGAAPRADLTGWTVAPFTAAGFTHDVYRRGEGPGVVLIPEMPGLHPGVLALGNHLVDNGFTVASPSLFGTPGAPAVGPGAVPVLLKGCVSKEFAAFATNADRPVAHYLRALARDLNSTTPGPGVGVIGQCFTGGFALAAAVDDSVLAPIMSQPSLPLALTRKHKRDPGLSEGELQVIERRASEEGLCAMGLRFSEDSMAPRDRFTTLKARLGDAFEVIEIDSSKGNPDGIGRMAHSVLTDQVREVDGHPAYEARKRVVAFLKERLSPA, encoded by the coding sequence ATGTCAGGACAGAAGCCCGCTGCCGCCGGGGCGGCTCCGAGAGCCGACCTGACGGGCTGGACCGTCGCCCCCTTCACCGCAGCCGGTTTCACCCACGACGTCTACCGACGGGGGGAGGGCCCTGGCGTCGTCCTCATCCCCGAGATGCCCGGTCTGCACCCCGGGGTGCTGGCGCTGGGAAATCACTTGGTGGACAACGGGTTCACGGTCGCCTCGCCCTCGCTGTTCGGCACGCCGGGTGCGCCCGCCGTCGGTCCAGGGGCCGTGCCGGTGCTCCTGAAGGGTTGTGTCAGCAAGGAATTCGCCGCGTTCGCGACGAATGCCGACCGACCCGTCGCCCACTACCTGCGCGCGCTGGCCCGCGACCTGAACTCGACGACGCCCGGACCGGGAGTCGGCGTCATCGGCCAGTGCTTCACCGGTGGGTTCGCACTCGCCGCCGCCGTCGACGACAGCGTGCTCGCGCCGATCATGAGCCAACCGTCGCTGCCGCTCGCCCTGACGCGCAAGCACAAGCGCGATCCGGGGCTGTCGGAGGGCGAGTTGCAGGTCATCGAGCGACGCGCGAGCGAGGAAGGCCTGTGCGCCATGGGACTTCGCTTCAGCGAGGACTCGATGGCGCCGCGCGACCGGTTCACGACGCTCAAGGCCCGCCTCGGCGACGCGTTCGAGGTCATCGAGATCGACTCGTCGAAGGGCAATCCCGACGGCATCGGCAGGATGGCGCACTCGGTGCTGACCGACCAGGTCCGCGAGGTCGACGGCCACCCCGCCTACGAGGCGCGCAAGCGGGTCGTGGCGTTCCTCAAGGAGCGGCTCTCGCCGGCCTAG
- a CDS encoding HAD family hydrolase: MLESWSEGPAKAQIVDFVRSVTNEDGPKYVAPEARIAVFDNDGTLWCEKPMYVQLDFLLRRFKEQAEADPSLRERQPYQAAYSGDLTWLGDAVAKHYDGDDTDLEPLVAAILTAYEDVGVEDHATLIAEFFESALHPTLDRPYTACGYVPMVELLRYLEANDFTTYIVSGGGRDFMRPVTAALYGIPPERVVGSSVGLTYRDGHLYTTSTPEFLDDGPVKPARLWSRIGRRPIFAAGNSNGDIEMLQFTANGAGPSLQMLVLHDDAEREFDYVLGAERALDLARTNGWTVVSITDDWTTVFPS; the protein is encoded by the coding sequence ATGCTGGAGTCGTGGTCGGAGGGACCCGCGAAGGCGCAGATCGTCGACTTCGTGCGCAGCGTCACGAACGAGGACGGGCCGAAATACGTTGCGCCAGAAGCCCGCATCGCGGTCTTCGACAACGACGGCACCCTGTGGTGCGAGAAGCCGATGTACGTGCAACTCGACTTCCTGCTGCGCCGCTTCAAGGAACAGGCCGAGGCGGACCCCTCGCTGCGGGAGCGACAGCCCTACCAGGCGGCCTACTCGGGTGACCTGACGTGGCTGGGGGACGCGGTGGCGAAGCACTACGACGGCGACGACACCGATCTCGAACCGCTCGTCGCGGCGATCCTGACCGCCTACGAGGACGTCGGCGTCGAGGATCATGCGACCCTCATCGCCGAGTTCTTCGAGAGCGCGCTGCACCCGACACTGGACCGTCCGTACACCGCGTGCGGTTACGTCCCCATGGTCGAGTTGTTGCGGTACCTGGAGGCCAACGACTTCACCACCTACATCGTCTCCGGCGGTGGACGGGACTTCATGCGACCCGTCACGGCGGCGCTGTACGGGATCCCGCCCGAGCGGGTCGTCGGCAGCTCGGTCGGCCTGACGTATCGGGACGGCCATCTCTACACGACGTCCACTCCAGAGTTCCTCGACGACGGTCCGGTCAAGCCGGCGCGGCTGTGGAGCCGCATCGGCCGGCGGCCCATCTTCGCCGCGGGTAACTCCAACGGCGACATCGAGATGCTGCAGTTCACGGCCAACGGTGCGGGCCCGTCACTGCAGATGCTGGTCCTGCACGACGACGCCGAGCGCGAGTTCGACTACGTCCTCGGCGCGGAGCGGGCACTCGACCTGGCCAGGACCAACGGGTGGACGGTCGTCAGCATCACCGACGACTGGACGACCGTCTTCCCCAGCTGA
- a CDS encoding alpha/beta fold hydrolase, giving the protein MRTHNIRAHGPAPLVLVHGNPENAAVWGPLLEVLDRTDAIALSPPGFGVPLPRSFPATVDGYHRWLVERLESFGEPVDLVGHDWGGVHVVGIAMARPDLIRSWVSDALGVYADDYVWHAMARVWQQEGAGEESIGQLFGRPLSEQLEVVAQLGMSGDTAVRVAAGMDATMGRAVLSLLRSAAQPVMADAGRALPRAAERPGLALIAMQDLENASGTTEQHRRAATLAGARIAPLDDSGHWWPVEGPAEAARAMRDFWASLG; this is encoded by the coding sequence ATGCGTACACACAACATCAGGGCCCACGGTCCCGCCCCCCTCGTCCTCGTCCACGGCAATCCCGAGAATGCCGCCGTCTGGGGACCACTGCTGGAGGTGCTCGACCGGACCGACGCGATCGCGCTGTCCCCGCCCGGTTTCGGAGTGCCGCTGCCACGCTCGTTCCCGGCGACCGTCGACGGGTACCACCGTTGGCTCGTCGAACGACTCGAGTCCTTCGGAGAACCCGTCGACCTCGTCGGACACGATTGGGGCGGCGTCCACGTCGTCGGCATCGCGATGGCCCGACCCGACCTGATCAGGAGCTGGGTGTCCGACGCGCTGGGCGTCTACGCCGACGACTACGTCTGGCACGCCATGGCTCGGGTGTGGCAGCAGGAGGGCGCGGGCGAGGAGTCGATCGGGCAGCTGTTCGGTCGCCCGTTGTCCGAGCAGCTCGAGGTGGTGGCGCAGCTCGGAATGAGCGGCGACACCGCGGTGCGGGTGGCGGCCGGGATGGACGCCACGATGGGCCGGGCGGTGCTGTCGCTGCTGCGCTCGGCCGCGCAACCGGTGATGGCCGACGCGGGCCGGGCCCTGCCGCGGGCGGCCGAGCGACCCGGTCTCGCCCTGATCGCCATGCAGGACCTCGAAAATGCCAGTGGCACAACGGAACAGCATCGGCGCGCCGCGACCCTGGCTGGTGCTCGGATCGCGCCGCTGGACGACTCGGGGCACTGGTGGCCGGTCGAGGGTCCGGCGGAGGCCGCGCGCGCCATGAGGGACTTCTGGGCGAGCCTCGGCTAG